CTTGGCCATGGCGCGATAGGCCTCCAGCAGCTCGTCGCCCGTCTTGTAATAGAACTTGGGATCCGTGCGCAGGTACTGGAAGAACTCCTGACGCGTGCCCTTGAAACCCACCTGGTCCATGATGGCCTGCATCTCCGCGCGGATGCGGGCGACCTCGCTCAGCCCCAGTTCGTGGATCTGCTGCGGGGTCAGGTCGGTGGTGGTGAAGCGGCGCGCCCGCGCGGCATACATTTCCTGGCCCATGGGCATTTGCCACGCGCCCACCTGGTCGAAGCACGCCGGGTAGTACTCTTCGGTGAAGAACTTCTTGAACTGGCGGAAGGCGGGAACAATGCCCTCGGCGATGGCTTGCTTGGCCGCGGCGCTGAGCCGCTGCTGATCCTCTGCCGGGATGGACTTGGGAAAGCTGGCGAACGGCTTGTAGAACGGGCTCCGGGTGGGATCGTCCACGATCTGCTTGTCGATCTGCCCGGGGATGCGCTGCATGATGACCTTGGGATGCACCATGCGCGCCTTGATGCCCTCCCGCATCAGGGCGATGTTCTGGTCGAGGTAGGCGGGAAAGGCCCTTAGCCGCGCCAGCCAGTCCTCGTAGTCCTTGACTCGGTCGAAGCGCAGCAGATCGGAAAGCTCGTTGTCGGTCTGCGGACCTCCGCGCTGGTTCAGCGGCAACAGGAACCAGCGGTACTTGTACATCCCCACGTCGGTGCTGACGTCCTTCTGGAACAGGTCATAGTTGAGCTGGTCCGCCGACGAAAGTTGGGCGCGGTCGATCTGCTTCAGCTTCTCCAGCACCCCGAGATCGTGCTGGTGCCGGGCCTCGATGGCGGCCAGGCTCAAGTCGTCCCAGCGATCATTCCAGCGGCGGTCGCCGAGCTGCGAGGCCCAGGTGGGATTCTGCTCCATGGCGTAGTCCCACTCGGCGGCGAACAGCCCGTGGAGTGCGTGGGTAGCCGGGTTGTGGCCCTCATGTTGGGCCAAAGCCACGAGGGGCAACAGCGATGCGAACAACAGCGAGACCATAAGCGGGCGATGCATGATCGACTCCTTGTCGCGATGAGTGCTTTGAAGAGCGTTAGTGGAGCGCGGCCAGGACCTCCTCCGCGTGCCCATCCGCCTTCACCTTGGGGAACACGCGGACGATTCTGCCTTCCGGACCGATCAGGAACGTGGTGCGCTCGATGCCCATCACCTTTTTGCCGTACATGTTCTTCTCTTTCAGCACCTCGTAGGACTTGGCGACCTTCCTGTCGGTGTCGCACAGCAGGGTGAAGGGCAGATCGTACTTGTCCTTGAACTTCTTCTGCGCCGCCGGAGTGTCGGGGGAAATTCCCAGCACCACCGCCCCAGCTTTCTGCATCTTCTTGTATGCGTCGCGGAACCCGCACGCCTCGATGGTTCAACCGGGCGTGTCGGCCCTGGGAAAGAAATACAGCACCACGTTCTTTCCGCGGAAGTCCTTCAGCGACACCTTGGCGCCATTCTCGTCCAGGAGGCTAAAATCAGGGGCCTTGTCATTCGCGTCCATGATCGTGTCTCTCGGGGCCCGTAAGAGGGGACAACCCTTATACCGCAGGCGGCGCGGTGGCGTCATCCTCCTGCTGCTGGCGCTGGCCATGATTCCGCTTGCCGCCCAGCGGCGCCCCAAGCCCTCGGAGCGCCTGCGTGCGCTGGGCGTGCTCGAACTGGAAAAGGACGCGGGCGGCAAAGCGCGCGCGCGCCTGGTGCCGGTCACCATCCTCGATCACGGCC
The sequence above is a segment of the Terriglobales bacterium genome. Coding sequences within it:
- the bcp gene encoding thioredoxin-dependent thiol peroxidase produces the protein MASASSRRMTPPRRLRYKGCPLLRAPRDTIMDANDKAPDFSLLDENGAKVSLKDFRGKNVVLYFFPRADTPGUTIEACGFRDAYKKMQKAGAVVLGISPDTPAAQKKFKDKYDLPFTLLCDTDRKVAKSYEVLKEKNMYGKKVMGIERTTFLIGPEGRIVRVFPKVKADGHAEEVLAALH
- a CDS encoding DUF885 domain-containing protein, with product MHRPLMVSLLFASLLPLVALAQHEGHNPATHALHGLFAAEWDYAMEQNPTWASQLGDRRWNDRWDDLSLAAIEARHQHDLGVLEKLKQIDRAQLSSADQLNYDLFQKDVSTDVGMYKYRWFLLPLNQRGGPQTDNELSDLLRFDRVKDYEDWLARLRAFPAYLDQNIALMREGIKARMVHPKVIMQRIPGQIDKQIVDDPTRSPFYKPFASFPKSIPAEDQQRLSAAAKQAIAEGIVPAFRQFKKFFTEEYYPACFDQVGAWQMPMGQEMYAARARRFTTTDLTPQQIHELGLSEVARIRAEMQAIMDQVGFKGTRQEFFQYLRTDPKFYYKTGDELLEAYRAMAKEIDPRLVKVFKTMPRMPYGVEPIPAAAAPDTTTAYYNGPAADGSRAGTYYVNLYKPEARPKWEMMALSLHEAVPGHHFQIALAQELGEIPNFRRYGGYTAFVEGWGLYAESLGEDMGMYTDPYAKFGQLTYEMWRAVRLVVDTGMHSMKWDRQKAIDFFMDNAAKQELDVVNEIDRYIAWPGQALAYKIGELKIKELRARSKKELGDKFDVREFHDVVLGSGAVPLDILERNVNQWIAAKNRAQKAD